A window of Ipomoea triloba cultivar NCNSP0323 chromosome 2, ASM357664v1 contains these coding sequences:
- the LOC116010848 gene encoding uncharacterized protein LOC116010848 — protein sequence MERMAEFMMAQQVQNQTQGQPRVDIAKSIANRQPPYYAGEKDPVILEEWIRTFDKLLNAVNCPANQRVPSAVYYLTKAADNWWSTVGPDLLQDPEFGWEEFKVELRGQFYTERIKGIKCDEFLRLKQKGTTIQEYHDQYVELMRFAQEIVPDEASKARRFVRGLDWSIRGMIAPFMCSTLKEAYDRASDHYQVYLDQQEVYGRSKRKADNKPQRFSAVNKKVNLGRIGVITNRVKLEMIQKVARSDHHRPLIPILRRIGVPRIGIEDNEL from the coding sequence ATGGAGcgaatggctgagttcatgatggctcagcaagttCAGAACCAGACTCAGGGACAGCCACGAGTCGATATCGCTAAGTCTATAGCAAACCGGCAACCGCCATACTACGCCGGGGAAAAAGACCCGGTGATCTTAGAAGAGTGGATTCGGACGTTTGACAAGTTACTTAACGCAGTGAATTGTCCTGCGAATCAGCGAGTGCCTTCTGCAGTGTACTACTTGACGAAAGCTgctgacaactggtggtcaacagttGGACCTGATCTACTACAAGACCCAGAGTTTGGCTGGGAAGAGTTCAAAGTGGAATTGAGGGGGCAATTTTATACCGAGCGCATAAAAGGGATTAAATGCGATGAGTTTCTTCGACTGAAACAGAAGGGAACAACAATTCAAGAATACCATGATCAATATGTGGAACTAATGCGTTTTGCTCAGGAAATTGTACCTGACGAGGCAAGCAAGGCAAGAAGGTTTGTTCGGGGATTGGACTGGAGCATAAGAGGAATGATCGCGCCGTTTATGTGCTCTACTTTGAAAGAAGCATATGATAGAGCCTCGGATCATTATCAGGTGTATCTGGATCAGCAGGAGGTTTACGGCCGAAGCAAAAGAAAGGCTGATAATAAACCACAGAGGTTCTCGGCAGTAAACAAGAAGGTGAATCTAGGAAGGATTGGGGTGATCACCAATAGGGTAAAACTAGAGATGATCCAAAAAGTAGCAAGGAGTGatcaccatagaccactcatcccaatactCCGAAGGATTggggtcccacggatagggaTAGAAGACaacgaactctag